A portion of the Archocentrus centrarchus isolate MPI-CPG fArcCen1 chromosome 19, fArcCen1, whole genome shotgun sequence genome contains these proteins:
- the LOC115798743 gene encoding zinc finger protein 135-like — protein MDGEVSELSGPSLPLSALRLLISPIRLVSAAIWQTVEQKVVSDYGLLEEFVFMVTEIVPQLLSTRQRAELVLGLRARLILELCRSDDTADLQVIQPHLDRLQKLRSLWSVENAEQASDSHFMGLIQDLLRDPEERRNFFMDVFPGDFGPTYDKAIQTLMWLFLSRLEKLLPTKTLQQIASLLSDTTSVLNECMEAFSQPQELKVLLDNQKDISQLEDIESYIVDSGILSALCLPPVERVVIVNEQTETDAESSLVYTVCTEMEVESENKEVYVEGTGNSEECVQTGWFGLSGEVKAEMDTVVVTDTVEGTEASESEMAEDRSDNQSGTLIIGEDGQVTVLDGVQKKSNRRGRKKKRPIDEDFEVEIGVKDKKEDPESDALLERSVRKNRGLKMKRYLSQWRKSGKTQGSNTTSSGPRKFGRSQGSAKSNDLDERTCKVCSKVVSHAKFLQRHMNQHSEELPITCPSCKKLYKSLRSLQQHRCISVTKAKAGKKAKEQDTTADEGEQSSSGIPCDDINEEQPMDNTTQDPDYSPPAERSSKDSGQKSPEGNKSVLEGPFYCPHCSVEFKCKQTFRFHLRNICYNEQQVDPERPDDVKHCFRCDECDKAFRYKSTLDSHKQTHNPLYCEVCMKLVRDSEALAMHRESHTPFQCNRCEENFPVFKALHKHYIDVHNPTEPFTCSHCQTVFASLKRFIRHEWKHTGYQPFQCPHCSKRFRSYSDLVEHQKKHTKAYPFLCWECGKKFRHGITLTRHVERVHHSGEPVTEKPTPTFACPQCGKTFTSRRCLLKHDNFHHKGLRFPCEHCGKGFFGKDALVRHTLIHTGERPFKCDDCEKSFRSAAELKIHRRYHTGERPFKCNICEKGFVQSCFLTLHMRTHTGERPYVCTVCSKGFSSLHGLKRHRRLVHA, from the exons ATGGACGGAGAAGTCTCCGAGTTATCCG GCCCCTCTCTTCCCCTCTCCGCTCTGCGGCTCTTGATATCACCGATTCGGCTGGTCTCTGCAGCGATCTGGCAGACTGTGGAGCAGAAGGTTGTGTCAGACTATGGGTTGCTTGAGGAGTTTGTGTTTATGGTCACTGAGATCGTTCCTCAGCTTCTCTCTACGAGGCAGCGTGCTGAACTTGTTTTGGGACTCAGAGCACGa CTGATCCTGGAGCTGTGTCGTTCCGATGACACTGCTGACCTCCAGGTTATTCAGCCACACCTCGACCGGCTGCAGAAGCTCAGGTCATTGTGGAGCGTGGAG AATGCAGAACAGGCGTCTGACTCTCATTTCATGGGCCTCATCCAAGATCTGCTCAGAGATCCAGAAGAGCGAAGAAATTTCTTTATG gaTGTTTTCCCAGGAGACTTTGGTCCCACATATGACAAAGCAATCCAGACACTGATGTGGTTGTTTTTGTCAAGACTGGAAAAGCTTCTACCCACCAAAACTCTCCAGCAG ATTGCCTCACTGCTCAGCGACACCACATCTGTTCTGAATGAATGCATGGAGGCTTTCTCTCAGCCTCAGGAGCTCAAAGTCTTGCTCGACAATCAAAAAGATATCAGCCAATTAGAAGACATTG AGTCTTACATCGTTGACAGCGGCATCTTGTCGGCTCTGTGTCTCCCTCCAGTGGAAAGAGTCGTGATTGTCAACGAGCAAACAGAAACGGATGCAGAGAGCAGTCTCGTGTACACTGTCTGCACAGAGATGGAGGTGGAATCTGAGAACAAAGAGGTGTACGTGGAGGGAACTGGGAACTCTGAAGAGTGTGTGCAGACTGGGTGGTTTGGCCTTAGTGGTGAGGTGAAGGCAGAAATGGACACAGTGGTGGTCACGGATACTGTGGAAGGCACTGAGGCCAGTGAGAGTGAAATGGCAGAGGACCGCAGTGACAACCAATCAGGAACACTGATCATCGGGGAGGACGGCCAGGTGACGGTGCTGGATGGCGTGCAGAAAAAGTCAAATAGACgtgggagaaaaaagaaacgtCCTATAGATGAAGACTTTGAAGTGGAAATTGGCGTGAAGGACAAAAAAGAAGACCCAGAAAGTGACGCACTGCTGGAAAGGTCAGTGCGTAAGAACAGAGGCCTCAAGATGAAACGGTACTTGTCGCAGTGGAGGAAATCTGGCAAGACACAGGGCTCCAATACCACCAGCAGTGGACCCAGGAAGTTTGGCAGGTCCCAAGGGTCAGCCAAAAGCAACGACTTGGATGAGAGAACCTGTAAGGTCTGCAGCAAGGTGGTGAGCCATGCCAAGTTCTTACAGAGACACATGAATCAGCACTCAGAGGAGCTGCCCATCACGTGTCCTTCATGCAAAAAGCTTTATAAGAGCTTGCGTTCATTGCAGCAGCACAGATGTATAAGTGTGACAAAAGCAAAGGCTGGCAAGAAAGCCAAGGAGCAAGACACCACAGCAGATGAAGGTGAACAGTCATCAAGTGGGATTCCTTGTGATGACATAAATGAAGAGCAGCCAATGGACAACACCACCCAGGATCCCGATTACTCCCCCCCTGCAGAGAGGTCTTCCAAAGACTCAGGACAGAAAAGCCCTGAAGGAAACAAGAGCGTGTTAGAAGGCCCGTTCTACTGCCCTCACTGCAGTGTTGAGTTCAAGTGCAAACAAACATTTAGGTTCCATTTAAGAAACATTTGCTACAATGAGCAGCAGGTGGACCCTGAGAGGCCTGATGATGTTAAGCATTGTTTCAGGTGTGACGAATGCGACAAGGCGTTTAGGTACAAATCAACTTTGGATTCCCACAAACAGACTCACAACCCGCTGTACTGCGAGGTGTGTATGAAACTGGTGCGTGACTCAGAAGCGTTGGCCATGCACAGAGAGTCCCACACACCTTTTCAGTGTAACCGCTGTGAGGAGAACTTCCCAGTGTTCAAGGCCCTTCATAAGCACTACATCGACGTCCACAACCCCACCGAGCCGTTCACCTGCTCGCACTGTCAGACCGTGTTTGCCAGTTTGAAGCGTTTCATTAGACACGAGTGGAAGCACACGGGTTACCAACCGTTTCAGTGCCCCCACTGTAGTAAAAGATTCCGCTCCTACTCCGACCTCGTGGAGCACCAGAAAAAGCACACTAAAGCGTACCCGTTCCTGTGCTGGGAGTGCGGCAAGAAATTCCGGCACGGCATCACGCTAACGAGGCACGTGGAACGTGTGCATCACTCCGGCGAACCCGTGACTGAAAAACCCACGCCGACCTTCGCTTGCCCTCAGTGCGGGAAGACGTTCACTTCAAGAAGGTGCCTCCTGAAACACGACAATTTCCATCACAAAGGGCTCCGCTTCCCGTGCGAGCATTGCGGGAAGGGGTTCTTTGGCAAGGACGCGTTGGTGAGGCACACATTGATACACACGGGCGAAAGGCCTTTCAAATGCGACGACTGCGAGAAGTCGTTCAGATCTGCGGCAGAATTAAAGATACACAGGAGGTACCACACTGGAGAGAGGCCATTCAAGTGCAACATCTGTGAGAAGGGTTTTGTCCAGTCCTGCTTTCTTACCTTACACATGCGAACCCACACTGGTGAGAGGCCATATGTTTGCACAGTGTGTAGCAAAGGGTTTTCAAGCCTGCATGGCTTAAAACGACATAGGAGACTTGTTCATGCATAG